One genomic region from Haloprofundus salinisoli encodes:
- a CDS encoding phosphoglycolate phosphatase codes for MSRPLALDIDGTLTRGDGSVDPRIFDVLRNWDAPVVLATGKSFPYPVALCHFIGIPETVVAENGGVVYAADEVTFTGDRESASAVADEFVARGGDLGWGRADTANRWRETEIAVNIDADEELLRTVADEYGMEVVDTGYAYHVKSPGVSKGKGLEAVCETLSLDPTTFVAVGDSENDVSTFELVDESYAVANADDRARAAAGVVLEESYSDGTLSVLESLR; via the coding sequence ATGTCTCGCCCCCTCGCGCTCGACATCGACGGGACGCTCACGCGCGGCGACGGCTCCGTCGACCCACGAATATTCGACGTACTCCGAAACTGGGACGCCCCCGTGGTCCTCGCCACCGGGAAGTCGTTTCCCTACCCGGTCGCGCTCTGTCACTTCATCGGCATCCCCGAGACCGTCGTCGCCGAGAACGGCGGCGTCGTCTACGCGGCCGACGAAGTGACGTTCACCGGCGACCGCGAGAGCGCCAGCGCCGTCGCCGACGAGTTCGTCGCCCGCGGCGGCGACCTCGGGTGGGGGAGAGCGGACACGGCGAACCGCTGGCGCGAGACGGAGATCGCGGTCAACATCGACGCCGACGAGGAACTGCTGAGGACCGTCGCCGACGAGTACGGGATGGAGGTCGTCGACACCGGCTACGCCTATCACGTGAAGTCGCCGGGCGTTTCGAAAGGCAAGGGACTGGAGGCGGTCTGTGAGACGCTTTCGTTGGATCCGACGACGTTCGTCGCCGTCGGCGACAGCGAGAACGACGTCTCGACGTTCGAGTTGGTCGACGAGTCTTACGCCGTCGCCAACGCCGACGACCGGGCGCGCGCGGCCGCCGGCGTAGTTCTCGAAGAGAGCTACAGCGACGGGACGCTCTCGGTGCTGGAGTCGCTTCGGTAG
- the cutA gene encoding divalent-cation tolerance protein CutA, translated as MPTAYITAPESDAATLARTLVDDRLAACVNQLSCASTYRWEGEVVDEDEVVLLAKTTDDAYDDLRDRVLELHPHETPCIERFDEDDVLDSFAAWRAGAVGSEE; from the coding sequence ATGCCCACCGCTTACATCACCGCCCCCGAGAGCGACGCGGCGACGCTCGCGCGGACGCTCGTCGACGATCGACTGGCCGCCTGCGTGAACCAACTCTCCTGCGCCTCGACGTACCGCTGGGAGGGCGAAGTCGTCGACGAAGACGAAGTCGTGCTGCTGGCGAAGACGACCGACGACGCCTACGACGACCTCCGCGACCGGGTGCTCGAACTCCATCCCCACGAGACGCCCTGTATCGAGCGTTTCGACGAGGACGACGTACTCGACTCGTTCGCCGCGTGGCGCGCGGGTGCGGTCGGATCCGAGGAGTAG